A genomic window from Onychostoma macrolepis isolate SWU-2019 chromosome 22, ASM1243209v1, whole genome shotgun sequence includes:
- the LOC131529722 gene encoding uncharacterized protein LOC131529722 isoform X3, protein MKLVFIFLVLCVRGHDIVPVSVLEGDSVTLYTDIETIQQEEIRWYFNDFCIADITGDQSKNSTDVQCNNGAKIFRNRLKVNYMTGSLTITNISTTDSGLYKLQINSSSDSLLQLFSVSVYFSDAPEQDKMKTKSVMEGDSVILDPGVVRTTNYLMKWIFNDIRIAEINGDLSFICTDVQCLYADVRFRGRLKLNHMTGSLTITNTRTTDSGLYYLLITTIRFSILKSFSVDVTGYTDAERVTVMEGDSVTLHTDVETNQQEEIRWYINDIRIAQTTGDLSFICTDVQCKHSDERFRDRLKLDHQTGSLTIRDTRTTDSGLYHNQVISGSSISHETFSVTVCDISAAERDEMKRKSEEGGESVTLYTGEIKNPNKVMTWYFNDSRIAEITGDQSKICTDDQCNKRFRDRLKLDHQTGSLTIMNITKTNAGVYKLQISSSRISIVKSFNVTLPKFQTGPIPHTPATDLAGSESGLPLAAVAGMVCVGGAVVLLLIIAGVVYYRKCQAGQRDIMLHFSNQMNGTEDPVDDSCQ, encoded by the exons ATATAGTGCCAGTGTCTGTGTTagagggagattcagtcactctatACACTGATATTGAAACAATCCAACAAGAAGAAAttagatggtattttaatgACTTTTGCATTGCTGACATCACTGGAGATCAGAGTAAGAACAGTACAGATGTTCAGTGTAATAATGGTGCAAAGATATTCAGAAACCGACTGAAGGTGAATTATatgactggatctctgaccatcactaACATCAgcaccacagactctggactctATAAACTACAGATCAACAGCAGCAGCGACAGTCTTCTTCAGCTcttcagtgtttctgtctatT tttcagatGCTCCTGAACAAGATAAAATGAAGACAaagtcagtgatggagggagactCTGTCATTTTAGATCCTGGTGTAGTGAGAACCACAAATTATTTGATGAAAtggatttttaatgacattcGCATCGCTGAAATCAACGGAGATCTTAGTTTTATTtgtacagatgttcagtgtTTATATGCTGATGTCAGATTCAGAGGCAGACTGAAGCTGAATCATatgactggatctctgaccatcacaaacaccagaaccacagactctggactctATTATCTACTGATAACCACCATCAGATTCAGCATCTTAAAGAGCTTTAGTGTTGATGTCACTG GTTATACTGATGCAGAAAGAGTgacagtgatggagggagattcagtcactctacaCACTGATGTTGAAACAAACCAACAAGAAGAGATTAGATGGTATATTAATGACATCCGCATCGCTCAAACCACTGGAGATCTCAGTTTTATCtgtacagatgttcagtgtAAACATAgtgatgagagattcagagacagactgaaactggatcatcagactggatctctgaccatcagagacaccagaaccacagactctggactttatcaTAATCAAGTCATCAGCGGCAGCAGCATCAGTCACGAGACGTTCAGTGTTACTGTCTGTG ATATTTCTGCTGCTGAACGAGATGAAATGAAGAGAAAGTCAGAGGAGGGGGGAGAATCTGTCACTTTATACACTGGAGAAATAAAAAACCCAAATAAAGTGATGACGTGGTATTTTAATGACTCTCGCATCGCTGAAATCACTGGAGATCAGAGTAAGATCTGTACAGATGATCAATGTAAtaagagattcagagacagactgaagctggatcatcagactggatctctgaccatcatgaacatcacaaaaacaaacgctGGAGTTTATAAACTACAgatcagcagcagcagaatCAGCATCGTAAAGAGCTTTAATGTCACTCTACCTA AATTTCAAACAGGGCCCATACCCCATACCCCAGCTACGGACCTGGCTGGTTCAGAATCAGGTCTGCCTCTAGCCGCTGTAGCAGGAATGGTATGTGTTGGTGGAGCTGTTGTTTTACTGCTCATTATTGCTGGTGTGGTTTACTATCGCAAATGTCAAGCAGGACAACGTG ACATCATGCTGCACTTCAGTAATCAG ATGAATGGCACTGAAGACCCTGTTGATGACTCCTGCCAATGA
- the LOC131529722 gene encoding uncharacterized protein LOC131529722 isoform X2 has translation MKPDRSPEGAGFIDWKLLNQACLKHHISTDIVPVSVLEGDSVTLYTDIETIQQEEIRWYFNDFCIADITGDQSKNSTDVQCNNGAKIFRNRLKVNYMTGSLTITNISTTDSGLYKLQINSSSDSLLQLFSVSVYYAPEQDKMKTKSVMEGDSVILDPGVVRTTNYLMKWIFNDIRIAEINGDLSFICTDVQCLYADVRFRGRLKLNHMTGSLTITNTRTTDSGLYYLLITTIRFSILKSFSVDVTGYTDAERVTVMEGDSVTLHTDVETNQQEEIRWYINDIRIAQTTGDLSFICTDVQCKHSDERFRDRLKLDHQTGSLTIRDTRTTDSGLYHNQVISGSSISHETFSVTVCDISAAERDEMKRKSEEGGESVTLYTGEIKNPNKVMTWYFNDSRIAEITGDQSKICTDDQCNKRFRDRLKLDHQTGSLTIMNITKTNAGVYKLQISSSRISIVKSFNVTLPKFQTGPIPHTPATDLAGSESGLPLAAVAGMVCVGGAVVLLLIIAGVVYYRKCQAGQRDIMLHFSNQMNGTEDPVDDSCQ, from the exons ATATAGTGCCAGTGTCTGTGTTagagggagattcagtcactctatACACTGATATTGAAACAATCCAACAAGAAGAAAttagatggtattttaatgACTTTTGCATTGCTGACATCACTGGAGATCAGAGTAAGAACAGTACAGATGTTCAGTGTAATAATGGTGCAAAGATATTCAGAAACCGACTGAAGGTGAATTATatgactggatctctgaccatcactaACATCAgcaccacagactctggactctATAAACTACAGATCAACAGCAGCAGCGACAGTCTTCTTCAGCTcttcagtgtttctgtctatT atGCTCCTGAACAAGATAAAATGAAGACAaagtcagtgatggagggagactCTGTCATTTTAGATCCTGGTGTAGTGAGAACCACAAATTATTTGATGAAAtggatttttaatgacattcGCATCGCTGAAATCAACGGAGATCTTAGTTTTATTtgtacagatgttcagtgtTTATATGCTGATGTCAGATTCAGAGGCAGACTGAAGCTGAATCATatgactggatctctgaccatcacaaacaccagaaccacagactctggactctATTATCTACTGATAACCACCATCAGATTCAGCATCTTAAAGAGCTTTAGTGTTGATGTCACTG GTTATACTGATGCAGAAAGAGTgacagtgatggagggagattcagtcactctacaCACTGATGTTGAAACAAACCAACAAGAAGAGATTAGATGGTATATTAATGACATCCGCATCGCTCAAACCACTGGAGATCTCAGTTTTATCtgtacagatgttcagtgtAAACATAgtgatgagagattcagagacagactgaaactggatcatcagactggatctctgaccatcagagacaccagaaccacagactctggactttatcaTAATCAAGTCATCAGCGGCAGCAGCATCAGTCACGAGACGTTCAGTGTTACTGTCTGTG ATATTTCTGCTGCTGAACGAGATGAAATGAAGAGAAAGTCAGAGGAGGGGGGAGAATCTGTCACTTTATACACTGGAGAAATAAAAAACCCAAATAAAGTGATGACGTGGTATTTTAATGACTCTCGCATCGCTGAAATCACTGGAGATCAGAGTAAGATCTGTACAGATGATCAATGTAAtaagagattcagagacagactgaagctggatcatcagactggatctctgaccatcatgaacatcacaaaaacaaacgctGGAGTTTATAAACTACAgatcagcagcagcagaatCAGCATCGTAAAGAGCTTTAATGTCACTCTACCTA AATTTCAAACAGGGCCCATACCCCATACCCCAGCTACGGACCTGGCTGGTTCAGAATCAGGTCTGCCTCTAGCCGCTGTAGCAGGAATGGTATGTGTTGGTGGAGCTGTTGTTTTACTGCTCATTATTGCTGGTGTGGTTTACTATCGCAAATGTCAAGCAGGACAACGTG ACATCATGCTGCACTTCAGTAATCAG ATGAATGGCACTGAAGACCCTGTTGATGACTCCTGCCAATGA
- the LOC131529722 gene encoding uncharacterized protein LOC131529722 isoform X1, producing MKPDRSPEGAGFIDWKLLNQACLKHHISTDIVPVSVLEGDSVTLYTDIETIQQEEIRWYFNDFCIADITGDQSKNSTDVQCNNGAKIFRNRLKVNYMTGSLTITNISTTDSGLYKLQINSSSDSLLQLFSVSVYFSDAPEQDKMKTKSVMEGDSVILDPGVVRTTNYLMKWIFNDIRIAEINGDLSFICTDVQCLYADVRFRGRLKLNHMTGSLTITNTRTTDSGLYYLLITTIRFSILKSFSVDVTGYTDAERVTVMEGDSVTLHTDVETNQQEEIRWYINDIRIAQTTGDLSFICTDVQCKHSDERFRDRLKLDHQTGSLTIRDTRTTDSGLYHNQVISGSSISHETFSVTVCDISAAERDEMKRKSEEGGESVTLYTGEIKNPNKVMTWYFNDSRIAEITGDQSKICTDDQCNKRFRDRLKLDHQTGSLTIMNITKTNAGVYKLQISSSRISIVKSFNVTLPKFQTGPIPHTPATDLAGSESGLPLAAVAGMVCVGGAVVLLLIIAGVVYYRKCQAGQRDIMLHFSNQMNGTEDPVDDSCQ from the exons ATATAGTGCCAGTGTCTGTGTTagagggagattcagtcactctatACACTGATATTGAAACAATCCAACAAGAAGAAAttagatggtattttaatgACTTTTGCATTGCTGACATCACTGGAGATCAGAGTAAGAACAGTACAGATGTTCAGTGTAATAATGGTGCAAAGATATTCAGAAACCGACTGAAGGTGAATTATatgactggatctctgaccatcactaACATCAgcaccacagactctggactctATAAACTACAGATCAACAGCAGCAGCGACAGTCTTCTTCAGCTcttcagtgtttctgtctatT tttcagatGCTCCTGAACAAGATAAAATGAAGACAaagtcagtgatggagggagactCTGTCATTTTAGATCCTGGTGTAGTGAGAACCACAAATTATTTGATGAAAtggatttttaatgacattcGCATCGCTGAAATCAACGGAGATCTTAGTTTTATTtgtacagatgttcagtgtTTATATGCTGATGTCAGATTCAGAGGCAGACTGAAGCTGAATCATatgactggatctctgaccatcacaaacaccagaaccacagactctggactctATTATCTACTGATAACCACCATCAGATTCAGCATCTTAAAGAGCTTTAGTGTTGATGTCACTG GTTATACTGATGCAGAAAGAGTgacagtgatggagggagattcagtcactctacaCACTGATGTTGAAACAAACCAACAAGAAGAGATTAGATGGTATATTAATGACATCCGCATCGCTCAAACCACTGGAGATCTCAGTTTTATCtgtacagatgttcagtgtAAACATAgtgatgagagattcagagacagactgaaactggatcatcagactggatctctgaccatcagagacaccagaaccacagactctggactttatcaTAATCAAGTCATCAGCGGCAGCAGCATCAGTCACGAGACGTTCAGTGTTACTGTCTGTG ATATTTCTGCTGCTGAACGAGATGAAATGAAGAGAAAGTCAGAGGAGGGGGGAGAATCTGTCACTTTATACACTGGAGAAATAAAAAACCCAAATAAAGTGATGACGTGGTATTTTAATGACTCTCGCATCGCTGAAATCACTGGAGATCAGAGTAAGATCTGTACAGATGATCAATGTAAtaagagattcagagacagactgaagctggatcatcagactggatctctgaccatcatgaacatcacaaaaacaaacgctGGAGTTTATAAACTACAgatcagcagcagcagaatCAGCATCGTAAAGAGCTTTAATGTCACTCTACCTA AATTTCAAACAGGGCCCATACCCCATACCCCAGCTACGGACCTGGCTGGTTCAGAATCAGGTCTGCCTCTAGCCGCTGTAGCAGGAATGGTATGTGTTGGTGGAGCTGTTGTTTTACTGCTCATTATTGCTGGTGTGGTTTACTATCGCAAATGTCAAGCAGGACAACGTG ACATCATGCTGCACTTCAGTAATCAG ATGAATGGCACTGAAGACCCTGTTGATGACTCCTGCCAATGA
- the LOC131529722 gene encoding uncharacterized protein LOC131529722 isoform X4 has translation MTGSLTITNISTTDSGLYKLQINSSSDSLLQLFSVSVYFSDAPEQDKMKTKSVMEGDSVILDPGVVRTTNYLMKWIFNDIRIAEINGDLSFICTDVQCLYADVRFRGRLKLNHMTGSLTITNTRTTDSGLYYLLITTIRFSILKSFSVDVTGYTDAERVTVMEGDSVTLHTDVETNQQEEIRWYINDIRIAQTTGDLSFICTDVQCKHSDERFRDRLKLDHQTGSLTIRDTRTTDSGLYHNQVISGSSISHETFSVTVCDISAAERDEMKRKSEEGGESVTLYTGEIKNPNKVMTWYFNDSRIAEITGDQSKICTDDQCNKRFRDRLKLDHQTGSLTIMNITKTNAGVYKLQISSSRISIVKSFNVTLPKFQTGPIPHTPATDLAGSESGLPLAAVAGMVCVGGAVVLLLIIAGVVYYRKCQAGQRDIMLHFSNQMNGTEDPVDDSCQ, from the exons atgactggatctctgaccatcactaACATCAgcaccacagactctggactctATAAACTACAGATCAACAGCAGCAGCGACAGTCTTCTTCAGCTcttcagtgtttctgtctatT tttcagatGCTCCTGAACAAGATAAAATGAAGACAaagtcagtgatggagggagactCTGTCATTTTAGATCCTGGTGTAGTGAGAACCACAAATTATTTGATGAAAtggatttttaatgacattcGCATCGCTGAAATCAACGGAGATCTTAGTTTTATTtgtacagatgttcagtgtTTATATGCTGATGTCAGATTCAGAGGCAGACTGAAGCTGAATCATatgactggatctctgaccatcacaaacaccagaaccacagactctggactctATTATCTACTGATAACCACCATCAGATTCAGCATCTTAAAGAGCTTTAGTGTTGATGTCACTG GTTATACTGATGCAGAAAGAGTgacagtgatggagggagattcagtcactctacaCACTGATGTTGAAACAAACCAACAAGAAGAGATTAGATGGTATATTAATGACATCCGCATCGCTCAAACCACTGGAGATCTCAGTTTTATCtgtacagatgttcagtgtAAACATAgtgatgagagattcagagacagactgaaactggatcatcagactggatctctgaccatcagagacaccagaaccacagactctggactttatcaTAATCAAGTCATCAGCGGCAGCAGCATCAGTCACGAGACGTTCAGTGTTACTGTCTGTG ATATTTCTGCTGCTGAACGAGATGAAATGAAGAGAAAGTCAGAGGAGGGGGGAGAATCTGTCACTTTATACACTGGAGAAATAAAAAACCCAAATAAAGTGATGACGTGGTATTTTAATGACTCTCGCATCGCTGAAATCACTGGAGATCAGAGTAAGATCTGTACAGATGATCAATGTAAtaagagattcagagacagactgaagctggatcatcagactggatctctgaccatcatgaacatcacaaaaacaaacgctGGAGTTTATAAACTACAgatcagcagcagcagaatCAGCATCGTAAAGAGCTTTAATGTCACTCTACCTA AATTTCAAACAGGGCCCATACCCCATACCCCAGCTACGGACCTGGCTGGTTCAGAATCAGGTCTGCCTCTAGCCGCTGTAGCAGGAATGGTATGTGTTGGTGGAGCTGTTGTTTTACTGCTCATTATTGCTGGTGTGGTTTACTATCGCAAATGTCAAGCAGGACAACGTG ACATCATGCTGCACTTCAGTAATCAG ATGAATGGCACTGAAGACCCTGTTGATGACTCCTGCCAATGA